The proteins below are encoded in one region of Aquisphaera giovannonii:
- a CDS encoding DUF5682 family protein: MDGDARGAQEPPLIPEIDPSARVVYAPVRHHSPACAFHVGRLIREVRPDAVLIEGPRDASRLIHLLTHPETRMPVAIYTTYVRREAAPAGPEGPAPKAQPVRHAAYYPLCDYSPELAAIRAAAELGVEARFIDLTYPEMVEAGRTEGAGRATSLQEERPFSHSDVLREAGRRVGARDPDDLWDHLYEIEPEAKDTPTFFRDVLAYCALARLDSTPEGLEADGTLRRERAMAAAIADQPGRVVVVTGGFHTVALPTTRPEMPPRVKVDDKDALVALMRYGFEQLDRLNGYASGMPAPEFYQRAWEKRPATALVVELAREARKRRQPVSIADEIAALEQVRRLAMLRGHAAPSREDLSDGIRSVFVKGADDVEGLPILAMLRKLLAGDRVGQVPPDAGVPPLVEDFRRTAARLKVDLDRVEAREVALDLYRGDRARQTSRLFHRLRFLTVPFAEWVSGPDYVTGEHLERIREVWKYRWTPAVESTLIERSLYGSTLEEASAALLMEQFAEAEANGQGRRADRAANLLLEACRMGLHQDTPRLLERTSRLVAEDGQFVSIVKALEQLLVLHVSREPLEAHHLEGVTALADAADSRACYLIPELAGTGEAEEKEVLDALNALPQAALALGDDEPRRSLRNGRLRALMGDPACRSVLHGAAAGLLFGAGEIAPEELVRELRGHLQSVKGEGHEGAAFLRGLLGSARSVLWLVPEVLDQLHEVIRSWDEDRFVAALPELRLAFSDLTPRECDQVAQRVVGVAGSAGSLSASGPDGFGEADLLRGVAVNRLVLDVLREDGLEEVLGA; the protein is encoded by the coding sequence GTGGACGGAGATGCTCGAGGCGCGCAAGAGCCTCCCCTGATCCCGGAGATCGACCCCTCCGCGAGGGTCGTCTACGCGCCGGTCCGGCACCACAGCCCCGCGTGCGCCTTCCACGTCGGTCGGCTGATCCGCGAGGTCCGGCCGGATGCGGTGCTGATCGAGGGCCCGCGCGACGCCAGCCGCCTGATCCACCTCCTGACGCATCCCGAGACGCGGATGCCGGTGGCGATCTACACGACTTATGTCCGGCGGGAGGCCGCCCCGGCGGGGCCCGAAGGCCCGGCCCCGAAGGCCCAGCCCGTCCGCCACGCCGCCTACTATCCGCTCTGCGACTACTCCCCGGAGCTGGCCGCGATCCGGGCGGCGGCGGAGCTGGGCGTCGAGGCCCGGTTCATCGACCTGACGTACCCGGAGATGGTCGAGGCCGGGCGGACGGAGGGCGCGGGGCGCGCGACCAGCCTTCAGGAGGAGCGGCCGTTCTCCCACAGCGACGTCCTCCGCGAGGCGGGCCGGCGGGTCGGCGCCCGCGACCCGGACGACCTCTGGGACCACCTCTACGAGATCGAGCCGGAGGCGAAGGACACCCCGACCTTCTTCCGCGACGTCCTGGCGTACTGCGCCCTCGCCAGGCTGGACTCGACCCCGGAGGGCCTGGAGGCCGACGGCACGCTCCGCCGCGAGCGGGCCATGGCCGCGGCGATCGCCGACCAGCCGGGCCGGGTCGTCGTCGTAACCGGCGGCTTCCACACCGTGGCCCTGCCGACGACCCGGCCGGAGATGCCGCCGCGGGTGAAGGTGGACGATAAGGATGCGCTCGTCGCCCTGATGCGGTACGGCTTCGAGCAGCTCGACCGCCTCAACGGCTACGCCAGCGGCATGCCCGCGCCGGAGTTCTACCAGCGGGCCTGGGAGAAGCGGCCGGCCACGGCCCTGGTCGTCGAGCTGGCCCGCGAGGCGAGGAAGCGCCGGCAGCCGGTCTCGATCGCCGACGAGATCGCGGCCCTGGAGCAGGTGAGGCGGCTCGCCATGCTCCGCGGGCACGCGGCCCCCTCGCGCGAGGACCTGTCCGACGGCATCCGCTCGGTCTTCGTGAAGGGGGCGGACGACGTCGAGGGCCTGCCGATCCTGGCGATGCTGCGGAAGCTGCTGGCCGGCGACCGCGTCGGCCAGGTCCCGCCGGACGCGGGCGTGCCGCCGCTCGTCGAGGACTTCCGGCGGACGGCCGCTCGCCTCAAGGTCGATCTCGACCGAGTCGAGGCCCGCGAGGTCGCCCTCGACCTGTACCGGGGCGATCGCGCCCGCCAGACGAGCCGGCTCTTCCATCGCCTCCGGTTCCTCACCGTGCCGTTCGCCGAGTGGGTCTCCGGGCCCGACTACGTCACCGGCGAGCACCTCGAGCGGATCCGCGAGGTCTGGAAATACCGATGGACGCCGGCGGTCGAGTCCACGCTCATCGAGCGCTCGCTGTACGGCTCGACGCTCGAGGAGGCGTCCGCCGCACTCCTGATGGAGCAGTTCGCCGAGGCCGAGGCGAACGGCCAGGGCCGGCGGGCCGACCGCGCGGCGAACCTCCTGCTGGAGGCCTGCCGGATGGGCCTACACCAGGACACGCCCCGGCTCCTGGAGCGGACCTCGCGGCTCGTCGCGGAGGACGGCCAGTTCGTGTCGATCGTCAAGGCGTTGGAGCAGCTCCTCGTCCTCCACGTCTCGCGCGAGCCGCTCGAGGCCCACCACCTGGAGGGCGTCACCGCCCTGGCCGACGCGGCCGATTCGCGGGCCTGTTACCTGATCCCCGAGCTGGCCGGCACCGGCGAGGCCGAGGAGAAGGAGGTCCTCGACGCCCTCAACGCCCTGCCGCAGGCCGCGCTCGCCCTGGGGGACGACGAGCCCCGGCGATCGCTCCGGAATGGCCGGCTCCGAGCCCTGATGGGAGACCCGGCCTGCCGGAGCGTCCTCCACGGCGCCGCGGCCGGACTGCTCTTCGGTGCCGGCGAGATCGCGCCGGAGGAGCTCGTCCGCGAGCTCCGCGGCCACCTCCAGAGCGTGAAGGGGGAGGGGCACGAGGGGGCGGCCTTCCTCCGCGGCCTGCTCGGCTCGGCCCGGAGCGTGCTCTGGCTCGTGCCGGAAGTGCTCGATCAGCTGCACGAGGTCATCCGCTCCTGGGACGAGGACCGTTTCGTCGCGGCGCTGCCCGAGCTGCGTCTGGCCTTCTCGGACCTCACCCCGCGCGAGTGCGATCAGGTCGCGCAGCGGGTCGTCGGGGTGGCGGGCTCAGCCGGCTCGCTGTCGGCCTCCGGCCCGGACGGCTTCGGCGAGGCCGACCTCCTGCGCGGGGTGGCCGTCAACCGGCTGGTCCTGGATGTCCTCCGCGAGGACGGCCTGGAGGAGGTGCTCGGTGCCTGA
- a CDS encoding ATP-binding protein: protein MLKPPAEAVFEAELKALAEADRDPRPPGWRLSPRAVRAFLCGSDRPAVRRKFFGDDILVERAIVSLSSNRGLMLVGEPGTAKSMLSELLAAAISGSSINAIQGTAGTTEDHIKYSWNYALLLAEGPSLRAMVPSPLYVAMKEGTLVRFEEITRCPPEIQDTLVSILSEKVMIVPELHGPDRVLHAKPGFNVIGTANTRDRGVNEMSSALKRRFNFETVHPIRELRQEIELVGRECDRLLKEVSAPVQVPPQVVELLVSVFQELREGVSREGIQLERPSTVMSTAEAVSVAMAAGLDAFYFDGGRLGPRHVVRHLAGAVLKDNPDDLKKLKHYFDVVVKARSQKEGGPWTEMLEARKSLP from the coding sequence ATGCTCAAGCCCCCCGCCGAGGCGGTCTTCGAGGCCGAGCTGAAGGCGCTCGCCGAGGCCGACCGCGACCCCCGTCCGCCGGGCTGGCGGCTCTCCCCCCGCGCCGTGCGGGCCTTCCTCTGCGGCTCGGACCGGCCCGCGGTCCGCCGCAAGTTCTTCGGCGACGACATCCTGGTCGAGCGCGCGATCGTCAGCCTGAGCAGCAATCGCGGGCTGATGCTGGTCGGCGAGCCTGGCACGGCCAAGTCGATGCTCTCCGAGCTCCTCGCCGCGGCGATCTCGGGCTCCTCGATCAACGCGATCCAGGGGACGGCGGGCACGACCGAGGATCACATCAAGTACTCATGGAATTACGCCCTCCTGCTGGCCGAGGGCCCGTCCCTCCGTGCGATGGTCCCCTCGCCCCTGTACGTGGCGATGAAGGAGGGGACGCTCGTCCGGTTCGAGGAGATCACCCGGTGCCCGCCCGAGATCCAGGACACGCTCGTGTCCATCCTCTCGGAGAAGGTGATGATCGTGCCCGAGCTGCACGGCCCCGACCGCGTCCTGCACGCGAAGCCGGGCTTCAACGTGATCGGCACGGCCAACACCCGCGACCGGGGCGTCAACGAGATGTCGAGCGCCCTCAAGCGGCGGTTCAACTTCGAGACGGTCCACCCGATCCGCGAGCTGAGGCAGGAGATCGAGCTCGTCGGCCGGGAGTGCGACCGGCTCCTGAAGGAGGTCTCGGCCCCGGTCCAGGTCCCCCCGCAGGTCGTGGAGCTCCTCGTCTCGGTCTTCCAGGAGCTGCGGGAGGGGGTCTCGCGTGAGGGGATCCAGCTCGAGCGGCCGAGCACGGTCATGTCCACGGCGGAGGCCGTCTCCGTGGCGATGGCGGCGGGCCTCGACGCCTTCTACTTCGACGGCGGCCGCCTCGGGCCCAGGCACGTGGTCCGCCACCTGGCCGGGGCCGTCCTCAAGGACAACCCGGACGACCTCAAGAAGCTGAAGCACTACTTCGACGTCGTCGTCAAGGCGCGCAGTCAGAAGGAGGGAGGGCCGTGGACGGAGATGCTCGAGGCGCGCAAGAGCCTCCCCTGA
- the gcvT gene encoding glycine cleavage system aminomethyltransferase GcvT has translation MAVASPLKTPLFDWHQSHGGRMVEFGGWLMPVQYSTIVEEHRAVRERVGLFDISHMGRLTFDGPGALDWIERVTTNHAAKLAVNQIQYSLMPNDRGGLIDDILVYRTPHGYTIVCNASNRPNVVPQLEAHREGADANFIDRTLDTAMIAVQGPLAAAVVQPLFDQDLGAVRYYRLAMGRVLGDVDTVVSRTGYTGEDGLELIVPAGQAERVWAALLESGRAHGIIPCGLGARDTLRFEAAMPLYGHELADDINPYAAGLGWAVKLDKGEFVGREALRAFRASPGSTRVGLRLDGKRIARQGAWVLQGGVKVGEVTSGTFAPTLQASLAMALVETAAAEAGTALEVDVRGHSEPAKVVPLPFYRRPAAS, from the coding sequence ATGGCCGTAGCGTCCCCGCTGAAGACTCCCCTTTTCGACTGGCATCAATCGCACGGCGGCCGGATGGTCGAGTTCGGCGGCTGGCTGATGCCGGTCCAGTACTCGACGATCGTGGAGGAGCACCGGGCCGTCCGCGAGCGCGTGGGGCTGTTCGACATCAGCCACATGGGCCGCCTCACCTTCGACGGCCCCGGGGCCCTCGACTGGATCGAGCGGGTGACGACGAACCACGCCGCCAAGCTCGCCGTGAACCAGATCCAGTACAGCCTCATGCCGAACGACCGTGGCGGGCTGATCGACGACATCCTCGTCTACCGGACCCCGCACGGGTACACGATCGTCTGCAACGCCTCGAACCGGCCCAACGTCGTGCCGCAGCTCGAGGCCCATCGCGAGGGCGCAGACGCGAATTTCATCGACCGCACGCTCGACACGGCGATGATCGCCGTGCAGGGGCCCCTCGCCGCGGCGGTCGTCCAGCCCCTCTTCGACCAGGACCTGGGCGCCGTCCGCTACTATCGCCTGGCCATGGGGCGGGTGCTCGGGGACGTCGACACGGTCGTCAGCCGGACCGGCTACACGGGCGAGGACGGCCTGGAGCTGATCGTCCCGGCGGGCCAGGCGGAGCGGGTCTGGGCCGCCCTGCTGGAGTCGGGCCGGGCCCACGGCATCATCCCCTGCGGGCTGGGGGCCCGGGACACGCTCCGGTTCGAGGCGGCCATGCCCCTCTACGGCCACGAGCTGGCGGACGACATCAACCCCTACGCCGCCGGACTGGGCTGGGCGGTGAAGCTGGACAAGGGCGAGTTCGTCGGCCGCGAGGCGCTCCGGGCGTTCCGGGCGAGCCCCGGCTCGACGCGCGTCGGCCTCCGCCTCGACGGCAAGCGGATCGCCCGCCAGGGCGCCTGGGTGCTCCAGGGGGGCGTGAAGGTCGGCGAGGTGACCTCCGGGACCTTCGCCCCGACGCTCCAGGCGAGCCTCGCCATGGCGCTCGTCGAGACCGCCGCCGCCGAGGCCGGGACCGCCCTCGAGGTGGACGTCCGCGGGCACAGCGAGCCGGCGAAGGTCGTCCCCCTGCCATTCTACCGCCGCCCCGCCGCGAGCTGA